In a single window of the Candidatus Zixiibacteriota bacterium genome:
- a CDS encoding spore germination protein GerW family protein yields MANNVVEILNAVVGELKEMAKSETVVGKPITAGDKTLVPIITITVGFGAGGGQGESQKVGTGFGGGGGGGMKIEPSAFIILEKDSVSLLPAKRGSWENIIESIPGVIEKLGKAKASWTSKSEKPEEK; encoded by the coding sequence ATGGCAAACAACGTGGTGGAAATTCTGAACGCCGTCGTGGGAGAACTGAAGGAGATGGCGAAAAGCGAGACGGTGGTGGGGAAGCCGATAACGGCCGGTGACAAGACGCTGGTGCCGATCATTACGATTACGGTCGGCTTCGGTGCCGGTGGCGGACAGGGGGAGAGCCAGAAGGTCGGTACCGGGTTTGGTGGAGGTGGAGGCGGCGGGATGAAGATTGAACCGTCGGCTTTCATCATTCTCGAAAAGGACAGTGTGTCGCTCCTTCCGGCCAAGCGCGGATCGTGGGAGAATATCATCGAATCGATCCCGGGTGTGATTGAGAAACTCGGCAAGGCGAAAGCGAGTTGGACATCGAAATCGGAGAAGCCGGAGGAGAAGTAG